In Saccharomyces eubayanus strain FM1318 chromosome II, whole genome shotgun sequence, the genomic stretch GtttgaatattattagACCAGTCCTCAATGTCGTTTGTATGTTTATCCATTGTTTTATTATCCACAATGTATGCACCTTGTTTCCTAGCCACAGTCCAACGGAAGTAGCAGGCAATTAGAAATTTGATTATCACCACTGAAAGGATGAACACTAGAGAAACATACAGGACAACATCAGACGCAATACAACCAACAGTTTTAGAATCCACTTCACCAACTTTGATAATTTCACTTAAACATCTAGcaacttttctttcgtGTCCATTGGATAAGATCAATGAGAGATCATAACCTTGtaaatttgaagttttcagGTCATCAAATACAATGGGGTAGTCGAGCTCATCCTTTTCCAACCAGTCAAGAATATCTAGATCTAAAACGTCACCGTTGTAAACAATTAGATTTCTTGAGGAGTTCTTTATACCATCCCAAGTGAAGTAAACGTCTGCCTTTGACTTCAAACCATAAAAGGAATCTCTATCATCTTTAGAAGTATGGCAATTCCACCCTGCGTAGTTTTCGACTGTaaaatttggttttgaGGAGCCatcttgatttttcaacctACATGGGAAATACCATGCTAAATTATTGTCGTCATCATGAGGAATAGAAGAGTTGCTCTTTGGGGTTATAAGATCGTGACAGTTACCATTAacattttgaaacaaaaatgagGCGTCTTTACCAGCATCCGACCAAGGCCCATATAGGGTATTCGAGTCCACTTCAACGTCCTGTATACCAGAACGCGAAGAAGTGTTCAGATCGTACGCCTTACCGTTAATGACCACGAATTCCGTAGATACTtcgttgtttttcaaacgtAACTTAGAGCTGCTACAAACTGTCTTGGTAAAACCAAAAGTCACAAAGGCAACGATTGCACCAATGTACAAAATGACAGAGATCAAGGCAACTTTCTCCCTCCATGCCATCtgtctttcctttttgggCATTCCACACAAGGAAAGAATAGGAGCAGGTGCCCAAAATGTAATAAAATAACAATACATCTGCCAAAATGACAATGAATCGTCCGTATCTTTCCTTAACGGTTTTATAGGCTTTTTTACAGGCCGCATGGAGCTTTCTTCGAAATTATCGACTTCATATTCTTCGCCATCTTTGCCAAACTCATCATCAACCTCACCTTCATCACTGATTTTGACTGAATCTTTCCTTTCAGTAGTGTTCATGTCTTGTAACGGGTAGCCATCCATTTCGTGGCCGCTGACTTTGCTTCTCACTGATCCTTTAGAGCGCAGCGAGCCGCCTCGACGGATCGTATTCGGATCGACACCGGTACTTGATGGCAACACATTCAAATGGTTCATCTGTTCCTGTGTCTTTTGCGCATAATAAAAATGCGGATTGTCAGGATTGTTCAGTCGACTTCTTTCAGGCCGCACTAAAGAACCTTGTCTATGAGGTGCTCCCGAACCGACACTGTGTCTGGATCTAAGCAAAGATTCCTCGTCTTGGTTAGGGTTTAGATAGTAATCATCGGAATCATCTCCTGTCAAGCCGGTCATCCTGGTTTTCCTTCCTACAGAAACTTTGAGCAGGACCTATgcagaaaaggaaaaaacacCAAAAACACTTGAAAAATCGCAAATCGGTAACCGTTTATATGCGTCTACCAAAGTGTGCTTTCTGTTAAGATTTACTAAAAGTTGAAATGTTGAAGCTTAAACATAAATCTGAAACACAggaaagaatatttttggatttctatttttatgCTCATTtcttatttcatttttgattttttttttcgagcTCTGCCTGCGTAAACTGCAATAACGCGTTTTACCCAAATGGGCAACCAAACAGGGTCACATGCAAGGGAGGTGCCAGGACAAGGATGCAGTACAACATGAACCCTGTTCGTCAAGTGCCCGTTCGAGGCGTCCCTGTGTACCAAGAACTACCCAGATCGGGAATAAATCATGgtatttttaattcttgTGTACTCGTATGTAGGGAAAATACTTCCAAGAAGGCTATAAAGTGAGCTGCTGCAAGTACTTTTAAATTTCTGCGTGGCAACTGCTTTCGCCAATAGTGCTACACGAGATCTTGTCTTCTGAGCTGTGCCCAGCGACGTACAGTACTGTCCTCATGGGGTGTCTTAACTACGGTATGGCCGTCGTTTCTGTAGTATGGCATCGGGTTCTCAGAtccagaaaaagaaacgcgAGGACGCAATATAAGAGCTTTGTGACGCAGCTCATGGGAGGAAATATACACATAAAAAACAGGTTTTAGTAGTGTTTCTGCACTGCCGCATCCCGCTTGCTTTCGTTCGTTGCCGCTATTGCCATTTCTGAAAGTAGAATCAATTGTGCGTGTCAAAAACTCGTTCCGCAGATAGCGTTGTGATCCATTAGCAATGACGGTTCGGGTGGACCTGGGCTTAAGGGTCTTGCTGTTACGTAGAGCTTATTAGACCCAGCGCGAAAGTTCTGTTTTGGGAGTAAGGCCTTCCTAGAAGATGAATGAACGCATTCATCACCTCGGATCGATCGTGCTTTTGCACAATCCTGAGTAAATGAGCACCGGCCTTATTTACATGCTTTGTTAGTGGAAGCTTGCGCTCGGAGTTTTGGCTCTTGAAACACCATGAAGTGTATAAATGCCCTTCTTGGCGGAGTTTTTCTACTGACTTCCAGCTTTCACCCCCCACTCCAGGTTCTTGCTCGTACTGCGTGTGATGTGCCTACTGCCTTTCACGCTGTTATTAAGAATGCTTCATCCCCCAGCAGTCATGAGGAACAAATGACCTGGGAAATTGTGCAAGTTTTTTTACAGTGCCAGCGGAATGTCTTGGTATCTCAAGATGCAAAGTTTAAAAGAACTTTGATGCTATATACTGGGTCTTGCAAGGAAGTCATCAAAAAAACCGCGATCCACGTCAACTTGAACTTCTAACCTTGGCTAATCATTAGGAAGTCACCCTTGATGGAAACTACGGTAACTAACAGAAGTAAGCTATTGTAGCCAAGAGCCACATTAGTCTGGCGAAAAAATTGAGACTGCCcattgtttgatttttttttgctgatCCTCGCTATTTTTAgggataaaaaaaaagtaaaattaCGAAAGGCCTGAACTTCGAGGAATCCTTAGATAATAGGTAATGATTACTAAACAAATCTGCAATATATCTATCGATAACCGTTCATAGTGTCCCAGCTTGCCGTATTTGTGCAATATTATAACCTGGAAAAAGCTAGGGTAGGAAAGACAAAATGTTTAATGGTTCAATAAAGTATATGAATCGTTGCTTATGTAGACAGGCGAATGTTTCAATGCGAAGAACTTTCTATCATAAAAGCGTATACCAAAGGTTTTTCTCAACAAGAaacagtttgaaaaatgttaaTGGCGAAAAACCTGGTACGAAAAAACCATTGAATAGGTTACAACTAGgtgatgaaattgatgaaacGGAACCTGTCAGaacaaaatttttccaattttcCGGATGGAAGTCCACCCTTATCTGTTGTGGTTTAGGTGCTGCGATATATACTTACATATCAAAAAAGAGACGTTTGCTGgaaacagaaaaggaagcaAACGCTAACAGAGCTTACGGCTCAGTAGCGCTCGGAGGGCCTTTCAGTTTAATAGATTTTAATGGTCAACCCTTCACTGAGAAGAATTTAAAGGGTAAGTTTTCCATTCtatattttggttttaGTAATTGCCCCGACGTTTGTCCAGAAGAGCTGGATAGATTAACCTATTGGATTTCTGAATTAAATGACAAAGATAACGTAAAAATACAGCCATTGTTCATCTCGTGCGATCCGGCAAGAGATTCTCCCGAAGTCTTAAAAGAGTACTTGAGTGATTTCCATCCTGCTATTATTGGTTTGACTGGAACATATGATGAAGTGAAAAGCGTATGTAAAAAATACAAGGTATATTTTTCTACTCCTCGTGATGCCAAGCCTGACCAAGACTACTTAGTAGaccattcaatttttttttatttaattgaTCCCGAGGGTCAGTTCATTGATGCATTGGGCAGGAACTACGATGACCAATCCGGTCTAGAAAAGATTCGTGAACAAATTGAAGCTTATgtgccaaaaaaagaacgaGAGCGTAGGTTGACTAAATGGTACtctttcatctttaaatgagcaaaaaaaggcaaacgAAAACATAGTGGAATAGTGTACTCATAGGCTATTCATTTGACTGTTGCtctgtaaataaaaattcaaatggtTTTCAGTTTGAGTTATCAATTAGATTTTAGAGGCGTAAACGCACCGGAAtaacatacatacatacgaacatacatacatacgAACATACAAACATACACACACTCTAATGTCGTTACGCTCGTAGAATATGGTTTTTCgttcttcctttttcattCGAGAAAAtcatataaaatatatttcatgataatatatattagGAAACTAaaccaaataaaaaatgaaaattagTTATACTTTATAAAAATCAATTCTTACCAGCACCGGATCTGAAGTAAATAACGTCACCGTCTTCGACAACGTATTCCTTACCCTTTTGCATCAACTTACCAGCGGCTTTGATGGCAGCGTCGTCCTTGTATTCAAGGATATCTTCACACTTCATAACTTGGGCCAAAATAAAGGTATTCATTAAGTCATTGTGAATGACACCGGCTGCTTGTGGGGCCTTGGTACCCCTTCTAATAGTCCATTCACGAACTTCATCTGGACCACAggtaaagaaagaaatcaaatctaGCTTCTTTCTCATGGTGGtgatgatctttggtaAGGCTGATTGAGTATTTAGGGtcttcaattcttcttcagcttccTCTTCAGACATGTGGGAAAGTCTTTCTTCTAAAGGAACACTGAATGGAATAATCAAATCACCTGGGGAGTA encodes the following:
- the SCO2 gene encoding putative thioredoxin peroxidase SCO2, producing MFNGSIKYMNRCLCRQANVSMRRTFYHKSVYQRFFSTRNSLKNVNGEKPGTKKPLNRLQLGDEIDETEPVRTKFFQFSGWKSTLICCGLGAAIYTYISKKRRLLETEKEANANRAYGSVALGGPFSLIDFNGQPFTEKNLKGKFSILYFGFSNCPDVCPEELDRLTYWISELNDKDNVKIQPLFISCDPARDSPEVLKEYLSDFHPAIIGLTGTYDEVKSVCKKYKVYFSTPRDAKPDQDYLVDHSIFFYLIDPEGQFIDALGRNYDDQSGLEKIREQIEAYVPKKERERRLTKWYSFIFK